The Oscillatoria acuminata PCC 6304 genomic interval GCACAGTATGAAAAAGCGGTTGCCCTGCCCATTTTAGAACCCATCAAATTGGGAGCGTATAATAACTTAGGGAACCTGCTGATGGAAACCGGAAATCTCACCGGGGCGATCGCCACCTATCAAAAAGTCCTACAAATCGACCCCTCCCTGAGTTCGGCCTATTTTAACCTGGGAATTGCCCTAAAAGAGAAAAAGCAAATTCCCCTGGCGATCGCAGCCTATCAAAAAGCCCTTCAACTCAATCCCAACTATGCCGAAGCGTACCAAAATCTGGGCGTTGCCTTACTCAAAGGTGGCAATATTTTAGACGGATTAGAAGCCTTCCGCCGCGCAGTTTCCCTCTATGAACAACGGAAATCCCCTGCCGGTCCAGCCTTGCGCCAAAGTTTAAAAGATATGGGATTTAAAATCTGATAGGACCGCTCAAATCCATCGGAAAGTCTTGTCCTCTCATTCGGCAACTTGACCACAAAGGTGGAGGATTAAGAATGAGGTAATACAATAATAAAGAATCAATAACGTGAGTTTCAACAGGGAGGAAAACAGATGGTAGCTGGAGTTTTACCCGGGGATTTGGCCTGTGGTTGTCTGAGCACTCAAATCCCGGAAGAACCCGAACCGGCACCAGCACCCCCACCGGCAGCAGTCCCGGCAGAAGCGGCACCTCCCCCCGTGGAGGAAGCGCCCCCAGAGGGCTTTTTTTTCGATCTGCCCAATGACCCGATTCGCCCAACCAATATTACCCTACAGCCGGGACAAATTGCCGAGTTCCCCGGCGGATTGCGGGCGTTAGCAGGGGATGATACCGTGATTGGTTCCATCTCCGATGAACTAATCAACGGCAATGCCGGGAATGATGTTTTATTTGGTCGAGGGGGTAATGATACCCTGCGTGGGGGTCAGGGAAATGATGCCGTTTATGGAGAAGAAGGGGATGATATTCTCAATGGCAATCGTGGGGATGATTTAGTTGTTGGGGGTCGAGGGAACGATTTTATCCGGGGGGGTCAGGATAACGATGTGCTGATTGGTGGAGAGGGGAATGATACCCTGATTGGTGATTTTGGCCAAAATAGACTGGTTGGAGGAACCGGGAGTAATTTATTTATTCTGCGCCCGGAGACGGCGAGTGCGACCCCCGACGAAGCTAATATGATTTTGGACTTTAATAACGATCGCCTTGGACTAGCCAATGGGTTAAGGTTGAACGATATCACGTTTCAGGAAGGGTATGTCCGGAACTTCGAGGCCGAACTAACGATTATGCAAAGCTATACCAGTGACCCGATTTTAGTCCTAGCGGAATTATCCCCAGAGCAACTGGATCCGAATGGGAATGGGTTGTTGGAGGGGACATTAATTAGACAAGTGTCTACCGATCGCGTGTTAGCTTTTGTGTTGAATTCGACTCCCGAAGAACTCTTCACCGCAATGGAAGTGGTGCTGCCAGAAATTGTGGCGATTGGGTAATTTTAAAGCGGCGATCGCCCTCTTGAACCCCGTTAC includes:
- a CDS encoding calcium-binding protein, with translation MVAGVLPGDLACGCLSTQIPEEPEPAPAPPPAAVPAEAAPPPVEEAPPEGFFFDLPNDPIRPTNITLQPGQIAEFPGGLRALAGDDTVIGSISDELINGNAGNDVLFGRGGNDTLRGGQGNDAVYGEEGDDILNGNRGDDLVVGGRGNDFIRGGQDNDVLIGGEGNDTLIGDFGQNRLVGGTGSNLFILRPETASATPDEANMILDFNNDRLGLANGLRLNDITFQEGYVRNFEAELTIMQSYTSDPILVLAELSPEQLDPNGNGLLEGTLIRQVSTDRVLAFVLNSTPEELFTAMEVVLPEIVAIG